Proteins from a single region of Ailuropoda melanoleuca isolate Jingjing chromosome 15, ASM200744v2, whole genome shotgun sequence:
- the CPM gene encoding carboxypeptidase M isoform X2 has translation MHGDETVGRELLLHLIEHLVTNDGKDLEITNLINRTRIHFMPSMNPDGFEAVIKPDCFYSIGRENNNYYDLNRNFPDAFEFNNVSRQPETVAVMEWLKTETFVLSANLHGGALVASYPFDNGVPATGTLHSRSLTPDDDVFQHLAHTYASRNPTMKKGDQCKNKMNFPNGITNGYSWYPLKGGMQDYNYIWAQCFEITLELSCCKYPHEEKLPFFWNKNKASLIEYIKQVHLGVKGQVFDQNGNPLPNVIVEVQDRKHICPYRTNKFGEYYLLLLPGSYVINVTVPGHDPYLTKVVIPEKSQNFSALKKDILLPFRGQVDSIPVSNPSCPKIPLYSDLPSHSAATKPGLFLFLVTIFHIFVK, from the exons ACTGTGGGGCGGGAGCTGCTGCTCCATTTGATTGAACATCTCGTAACCAATGATGGAAAAGACCTTGAAATCACAAACTTAATCAACCGAACCCGGATACACTTCATGCCCTCCATGAACCCAGATGGATTTGAAGCGGTCATCAAGCCTGACTGTTTTTACAGTATTGGAAG ggaaaataacaaCTACTATGACCTGAATAGAAATTTCCCCGACGCTTTTGAATTTAATAATGTATCAAGGCAGCCTGAAACTGTGGCCGTCATGGAGTGGCTGAAGACGGAGACGTTTGTCCTCTCTGCCAACCTCCACGGCGGTGCCCTGGTGGCCAGTTACCCGTTTGACAACGGTGTTCCAG CGACGGGGACGTTACACTCCCGTAGCTTAACCCCCGACGACGATGTTTTTCAACACCTTGCACATACCTACGCTTCAAGAAATCCCACCATGAAGAAAGGAGACCagtgtaaaaacaaaatgaactttCCCAATGGCATCACGAATGGCTACTCTTGGTATCCACTCAAAG GTGGAATGCAAGATTACAACTACATCTGGGCCCAGTGTTTTGAAATTACGTTGGAGCTGTCATGCTGTAAATATCCTCATGAGGAGAAGCTTCCGTTCTTCTGGAACAAAAACAAGGCCTCATTGATTGAATATATAAAACAGGTGCACCTAG GTGTAAAGGGTCAAGTTTTTGATCAGAATGGAAATCCATTACCCAATGTAATTGTAGAAGTCCAAGACAGAAAACATATCTGCCCTTATAGAACCAACAAATTTGGAGAGTATTATCTTCTTCTCTTGCCTGGGTCCTATGTAATAAAT GTTACAGTCCCTGGACACGATCCATACCTCACAAAGGTGGTTATTCCAGAAAAATCCCAGAACTTCAGTGCTCTTAAAAAGGATATTCTACTTCCCTTCAGAGGCCAAGTGGATTCTATCCCAGTATCAAATCCTTCATGTCCTAAGATTCCTCTGTATAGTGATTTGCCAAGCCACTCAGCTGCAACAAAGCCTGGTCTGTTCTTATTCTTAGTGACTATCTTTCACATATTTgtcaaataa